The DNA segment ATAACGGCCGTCAGCTAACTGTGTGACCTGCTGTCCGAGCAGATTGTAGACGGTGATGTTGATGTCTGCCGGTTGATCGAGCGAAAAGCTGATCACCGTCTCGCCGTTAAATGGGTTCGGGTAGTTCTGTTCGAGCGTGTATTTTAGCGGAAGAACATCGGATTCATCTTCATCCTGATCGAGCGAGCTCGAAAAGGATACTGTGAAGTCAGCCGTCATCAAATCGGATGATTCCGAGATATCGGTTATCGCTACCAGTGTATTATTTCCATCGTAGGAAAGGCTGGCAGGTTCCGAGACCGGAGTGAAGGCTGTATTCCCGCTGGTGCCCGGAAAGGGGTCACCGCTGTTACCGTAGGAAGCTTTACGTTCCAGCTCATACAGGTTGTCAGCCTGTTCCAGTGCGACCATATAATGGCCTTTGCCGTCTTTCTGCGACGGATACCATTCGTTATCGTTTGTGAGGACACTCTCGTCTATATGCCAGATCAGAAGACCGTCACCGGGAAGGCCCTCGTCATAGCTTTTACGCTGGCGGTTCTCTACTAAGAAATATTCATTAGCGATACTCTTGCCTTCGGTCCAGAGCTTGTATATCACTGCCGAATCCTCGACTGCCGGAATCCGGACATTGTTTGAGTTTGCGCCAATCACTCTCGGTTCAGCGAACCCGAGTTCGATTTTCGACCAGGCGTCCAAATGCGCGGGAGCATCGCCAAGATAACCGTTCCAGGCCCCGGTCGACATGACCGACCATTTGCCGATACCGCGCGAGGAATAGTCGGTGTCGTACAGATCCGGCAGTCCCAGCACATGGCCGAGTTCATGGACATACACTCCGCAGGTCATATCGCCGGCTTCGCTCCAGTATTCAGGCATCATACTGTAATCCCGGATATACACGCCATCTCTTTGGCGGGCATTTATTGACCACTTATGTGACCAGATATCATGCTGGTTGAAAGGGTAGGAGAATTCCGCTCCTGTGCCGGAATGGATTATGATCAGGCCGTCGACATAGCCGTCGTGGTCGTTGTCGTATTTGCTGAAGTCGACATATTGATCGGCCGCGTCG comes from the Candidatus Zixiibacteriota bacterium genome and includes:
- a CDS encoding M6 family metalloprotease domain-containing protein encodes the protein MKCGGAMKSRIRIFATALVLLTIGYTNGLDAMPPHPDNSESNRGQKSVPMSLADYDHLQNFCRSAGIDSPGSVDLKKASLASDTFKVLAILIDFPDRPAISEASFFDNLIYSGQHGSVRDYFLENSYGKLNIQTLDLPSETGWFTAPEDVGYYAPPRTYGLYDPYPHNAQKLVEEAVDAADQYVDFSKYDNDHDGYVDGLIIIHSGTGAEFSYPFNQHDIWSHKWSINARQRDGVYIRDYSMMPEYWSEAGDMTCGVYVHELGHVLGLPDLYDTDYSSRGIGKWSVMSTGAWNGYLGDAPAHLDAWSKIELGFAEPRVIGANSNNVRIPAVEDSAVIYKLWTEGKSIANEYFLVENRQRKSYDEGLPGDGLLIWHIDESVLTNDNEWYPSQKDGKGHYMVALEQADNLYELERKASYGNSGDPFPGTSGNTAFTPVSEPASLSYDGNNTLVAITDISESSDLMTADFTVSFSSSLDQDEDESDVLPLKYTLEQNYPNPFNGETVISFSLDQPADINITVYNLLGQQVTQLADGRY